AATTACGATCCTAATCTGGGCGAATTGGATTCTTTCTTTACAGGAAGTTTTACAAAGAATTTAATCTCAGAGTTCGTTAATGCGACAGCTTCACCGCGAATTCGATGTTAGGGACGAGTGGATAAATGACGTTTGTTTGATTCGAAATTACAGATGTAATATAATAGCACATTGGAGTTTCGTTTAAAAAAATTAGGAAGATCGGTTAAGGTAAGCCACCGGGGCGATCATTCTCATCGGTAAGTTTGCGGATTTCGTTTCGTTTTCTCGGTTTAAATTTATACTGATCCAGTTGTTCGGGGTTAAAAATCACCCATTTTCGATTCGGAATGTTTCGAACCGTTTGAAATTGAACGGCTCCGTTATCCGAAATTTCCGTTCCGTCGGAAACGTGATTGAGAGAAATCGCTTTGATGTTGGTCCAAAGAGAAAAATCCAGACCTACGTTTTTATCCACGATTTCCCTTTTTATTTTACCGAAAACCACGTTGATTTTATCTTTTTCGCCCCAGATCAGGGCGGTAGTCAACTCTTCCAAAGAAACAACCGATTGAATGTCGTCGTGTTTTGAAATCAAAACAAGAATCTTATTTTCGGGAAGAGACTTAATCACTAAAGGGAGATCTCTTGCTACGACTTCCAATTCTCCGTCGGAAAAAACATGATCCGTAAAAAAGCCGAGAGACGATTTTTTAATGTATTTCAGATTTCCTAGAAGAGCTTTCCACTGTTCAGAGGTGAGTTGAGAAGGATGAATGAACGGTCTCGAAGGGACCAGCTCCTCAAATAAATCTACTTTGATAGGGCTGATCTGAAAATAAGCGACTTCTGCTGAACGATAAATCAGGTTTGAATTGGTGGGCCAAAAGAAAAAATTTCTTTCCTGAACCCAAGAACACTGAACGAGTAAAAAGATGAAAAACAAATAGGGAAATTTGAATGTATATTTCATTTGGAATTTTGATCCACAAATTCTTGAAAAATCGGATACTTGTTTAGAAACTCTTCATTGGTATAAAGGTTCACGATTCTGTCCAGTCCCGATAGCCGGAATACGGAATTCAGGGACTTATTGAGGCCAAAAATGTTTAGAGTTCCGTTTTTTTCTCGAATTTGATTTCTTACTTTAATAATAATACCGATTCCGGAAGAATCGATGAATTTGACTTTTCCTAAAAAAAAGCTGATGATTTCCGGATTTTCCGTTTTTATAGATTCTTCGAATTCTTTGTGAAAATCCCGCGAATTATCCATGAGGATGTCTTCAAGAACGCTAAGAACGATATGTTTCTCTCGTATCTCGCTTCGGATTATCATCAAATCGAAAAAACACCTGGAAGAAAGGCCTGTCAAGAAGTAAAATGAAGCAGTAACTTTCTTGATTTATTTCTTAGAACTGCGAATTTGAACTGAGACGCGGAATTGCAAGGATTGCACTTATGGCTGAGTTTGATAAAACAAAACGCTCCATCGGAGTGAATAATCTGGATGATAAGGCCAGAAAAGAAATGTTTAATAAATTCCAGTCTGCCGGCGGAAAAGTCGTCAGTGAAAAGGATAAAAAGAAAGAAGAAGCCGAATCCGGTAGACAACCTAACATTCGTCAAGGTCAGAGAGGCCAGGTTGGCGGAAAAAATTCTTCTTCCCGCGGCGGAACTTCGTCCCGTTCCGGTATGGGCGGCGGCTCTGTCGGAGGAGGGTCTAAAGGACCTAGTCCGAGAGATAGAAAAGCTCTCGAAGACGAAATGGGAAATTTTATCAATCGTCTTTCCGTACGGGTTAAATGTTGGTTGGGAAGAGTTACCGGATTTTCCTCTCCGGATCTATTGCCTACTTTTTTATCTGACTTTAATCTCTATGGAAAAAAATCCCTTCTTGAATTGAACTTTGTCGGAAATGATATCCTCGGAAATCCGACATACGCGGGAAAGATAGCGAAAGAACTCGACGCTCAGAATCCCATTTATATTGAACTTTTGGGGAGAATGCATAAGCTATACGATAATTCGGAAGTGAATCAAGTGTTAGAGCCGCATAACGCGGCTCCGGATTTACCTGTTGCGATTTCCAGAATCAAAGATCCCTTGTATTCCATTTTTAAAAAGTTATACTATGTTTATCCATTTCAGGGAAGTTATGTGAAGGCGGTCAATCTCGGATACTCCGCCCTGGAAAAACTGGAAGGGAAACCTACAGCTATCTATAATACGAAGAAAAAGCGCGCTCTTCAGGAATTCGATTATCTGTTCGGAACCTTGTTCGAAAAGCTTTATCTTGTCATTCTTAGAAACGAAAACAAGAACATACCTCTCTTAAGCAATACGATGGAATCCGTTCTTGGAATTCTTCCCGAAGAGAAACCGGGTCATAGACAGCAAGGGGAAGAGTTGGATGAAATCTCCGGAGGTGCGACATCCGAAGAGGGCGCTCCCGTGGAAGAAAAGAAAGAAGAAACCAACCCCGAAGATTCCCTCAGTAAAGAACTCAAATACGGTTTGAAATTGATGAGAATGCTTCCTCTCGATCAGCTCCGTAAAAAACACGATCCGAAAGGGGAATACGAAGATATTCTTTCCGAGGATAAGGCGTTTTTGACTTGGCTTTTCTTTAAGGAGTTCGATGCCGAATATTCTTT
The nucleotide sequence above comes from Leptospira weilii. Encoded proteins:
- a CDS encoding STAS domain-containing protein, whose protein sequence is MIIRSEIREKHIVLSVLEDILMDNSRDFHKEFEESIKTENPEIISFFLGKVKFIDSSGIGIIIKVRNQIREKNGTLNIFGLNKSLNSVFRLSGLDRIVNLYTNEEFLNKYPIFQEFVDQNSK
- a CDS encoding LA_1326/LA_4305 family lipoprotein → MKYTFKFPYLFFIFLLVQCSWVQERNFFFWPTNSNLIYRSAEVAYFQISPIKVDLFEELVPSRPFIHPSQLTSEQWKALLGNLKYIKKSSLGFFTDHVFSDGELEVVARDLPLVIKSLPENKILVLISKHDDIQSVVSLEELTTALIWGEKDKINVVFGKIKREIVDKNVGLDFSLWTNIKAISLNHVSDGTEISDNGAVQFQTVRNIPNRKWVIFNPEQLDQYKFKPRKRNEIRKLTDENDRPGGLP